From a single Miscanthus floridulus cultivar M001 chromosome 8, ASM1932011v1, whole genome shotgun sequence genomic region:
- the LOC136474501 gene encoding 3-isopropylmalate dehydratase small subunit 1-like: MAAAAPSATAVSTAALLAPNPAPTSAFLRRTQLTRHRLHSLKCRRAGPVVPAAAAAAAGSSSPSSAVFHGECFVVGDNIDTDQIIPAEHLTLVPSKPDEYRKLGSFAFAGLPSAAYPTPFVAPGEESSRYAVIVGGANFGCGSSREHAPVALGAAGARAVVAEGYARIFFRNSVATGEVYPLELTDAGAWKECKTGDVVTVDLGNSVFINHTSGKEYKLKPIGDAGPVIEAGGIFAYARKTGMIASKASA, from the coding sequence CGGCTGCTGCTCCGTCGGCGACGGCGGTGTCCACGGCGGCGCTTCTAGCCCCCAACCCAGCTCCCACCAGCGCGTTTCTCCGGCGCACCCAGCTCACCCGCCACCGCCTCCACTCCCTAAAATGCCGCCGCGCGGGTCCCGTCGTCCCCGcggccgccgctgccgcggcGGGCAGCAGCTCCCCGTCGTCCGCCGTTTTCCACGGCGAGTGCTTTGTGGTGGGCGATAACATCGACACCGACCAGATCATCCCCGCCGAGCACCTCACCCTGGTGCCATCCAAGCCCGACGAGTACCGCAAGCTCGGCTCCTTCGCCTTCGCGGGGCTCCCCTCCGCGGCCTACCCGACGCCGTTCGTCGCCCCGGGTGAGGAGTCCTCCCGCTACGCCGTCATCGTTGGTGGGGCCAACTTTGGGTGCGGCTCCTCCCGCGAGCACGCGCCCGTCGCGCTTGGGGCCGCCGGCGCACGCGCCGTCGTCGCGGAGGGCTACGCGCGCATCTTCTTCCGCAACTCCGTGGCCACTGGAGAGGTGTACCCTCTGGAGCTCACGGACGCTGGGGCCTGGAAGGAGTGCAAGACAGGGGATGTGGTCACCGTGGACCTTGGTAACTCCGTTTTTATTAACCACACCTCTGGCAAGGAGTACAAGCTGAAACCAATTGGTGATGCTGGTCCGGTAATTGAGGCGGGAGGGATCTTTGCCTATGCCCGGAAGACAGGAATGATTGCGTCGAAAGCTTCTGCATGA